A window from Rhizosphaericola mali encodes these proteins:
- the msrB gene encoding peptide-methionine (R)-S-oxide reductase MsrB: MKNIVRLSLVLVIASLFSCNSNAQKNNERSMNNNPYYSRTDTTILNVSNAEWKKILSSELYEVAREKGTERAFTGKYWDSEAKGTYYCAVCGNQLFRSDAKFASTCGWPSFFEPVRKNSVIYLEDHSYGMDRTEVECARCHSHLGHIFDDGPAPSHNRYCMNSICLDFVPDTKL; the protein is encoded by the coding sequence ATGAAAAATATAGTTCGACTTAGTTTGGTACTAGTTATTGCGAGTCTATTTTCTTGCAATTCTAACGCGCAAAAAAATAATGAACGATCAATGAATAACAATCCTTATTACTCCAGAACCGATACGACGATATTGAATGTTTCTAATGCAGAATGGAAAAAAATATTGTCCTCCGAATTATATGAAGTCGCACGCGAAAAAGGTACAGAGCGTGCTTTCACTGGCAAATATTGGGATAGTGAGGCAAAAGGCACTTACTATTGCGCCGTTTGTGGCAATCAATTATTTCGATCTGATGCAAAATTTGCAAGTACTTGCGGCTGGCCGAGTTTTTTTGAACCCGTACGGAAAAATAGTGTAATTTATTTGGAAGATCATTCCTATGGAATGGACCGCACTGAGGTTGAATGTGCGCGTTGTCATTCGCATTTGGGACATATTTTTGATGATGGCCCCGCTCCTAGTCACAACCGTTATTGTATGAATTCTATTTGTTTGGATTTCGTGCCAGATACAAAATTATAG
- the msrA gene encoding peptide-methionine (S)-S-oxide reductase MsrA, which translates to MIRYISYVLLFFVMPVIGCARTDHKEKKVVNEEHQNLDTATFAAGCFWCVEAQFKELKGVVSVTSGFTGGTVPNPSYEEVCTGTTGHAEACNIIYNPKVVTFDELLEAFFVVHDPTQLNRQGNDEGTQYRSEIFYHNADQEKLAKYYIQKLNQEKVYPNPIVTQIAPYKIFYKAEDYHQDYYTNNKNQPYCQLVIQPELAKFRKVFKDKLK; encoded by the coding sequence ATGATAAGATACATAAGTTATGTACTTCTGTTTTTCGTAATGCCTGTAATAGGCTGTGCTAGGACAGATCATAAAGAGAAAAAAGTAGTAAATGAAGAACATCAAAATCTCGACACTGCAACTTTTGCGGCAGGTTGTTTTTGGTGTGTAGAAGCACAATTTAAAGAGTTGAAAGGCGTAGTTTCCGTCACGTCTGGTTTTACGGGTGGCACTGTCCCTAATCCAAGTTATGAGGAAGTGTGCACGGGAACGACGGGCCATGCAGAGGCTTGCAATATTATCTACAATCCTAAAGTGGTCACTTTTGATGAATTATTAGAAGCCTTTTTTGTCGTACATGATCCTACGCAACTCAATCGACAAGGTAATGATGAAGGCACGCAATATCGCTCAGAAATATTTTACCATAATGCCGATCAGGAAAAATTAGCGAAATACTATATTCAAAAATTAAATCAAGAAAAAGTATATCCCAATCCTATTGTGACGCAGATTGCGCCGTATAAAATTTTCTATAAAGCGGAAGACTATCATCAAGATTATTACACCAATAATAAAAATCAACCTTATTGTCAATTGGTGATTCAACCAGAATTAGCGAAATTTAGAAAAGTATTTAAAGATAAATTGAAATAG
- a CDS encoding amidohydrolase family protein, producing MKVITIEEHVAFEEMQQYIPLEYLKNKQTSSAATMHQAKLEDIVDARLKSMDDSGISMQVLSVENMDIQLIKNPVQAIFYAQKYNDLLAEKIKDYPTRFAAFAHLPLVDPQAAAIELERTVTKYGFKGVMLRGTTNDLFLDTPHFAPLLAMAERLNVPIYIHPGIPPQSVLDAYYSNVGELKGIAETIACWGWGWHTETAIHVLRLLYAGIFDKYPKLNIVVGHMGEMLPFMWERSNRGFTPGFGGENKRTLKETFSEQLYITTSGFFSMPPLQLALDTIGIDHIIFSIDYPFSDNKIGMDFFHSLQLPKDDLEKLAFLNAEKLLGL from the coding sequence ATGAAAGTAATCACTATAGAAGAGCATGTGGCATTTGAAGAAATGCAACAATATATTCCACTAGAATATCTGAAAAATAAACAAACTTCTAGCGCCGCAACAATGCATCAAGCGAAACTAGAAGATATTGTGGATGCACGACTAAAATCAATGGATGATTCGGGCATTTCTATGCAAGTTTTATCGGTAGAAAATATGGATATTCAATTGATTAAAAATCCAGTACAAGCAATTTTCTATGCTCAAAAATATAATGATTTATTAGCAGAAAAAATCAAAGACTACCCAACCAGATTTGCGGCCTTTGCTCATTTACCATTGGTTGATCCACAAGCAGCAGCTATTGAGTTGGAACGAACGGTTACAAAATATGGATTTAAAGGCGTCATGTTACGTGGCACAACCAATGATTTATTTTTAGATACACCACATTTTGCACCGTTATTGGCTATGGCAGAGCGTTTAAATGTACCTATTTATATACATCCGGGCATCCCTCCTCAGTCAGTCTTGGATGCATATTATAGTAACGTGGGAGAACTGAAAGGTATTGCTGAAACAATTGCCTGTTGGGGCTGGGGCTGGCATACGGAAACGGCAATCCATGTGTTGCGGTTACTATATGCAGGTATTTTCGATAAATATCCCAAATTGAATATAGTAGTTGGTCACATGGGTGAAATGTTGCCTTTTATGTGGGAGCGTTCTAATCGTGGTTTTACGCCTGGTTTTGGTGGCGAAAATAAGCGTACGCTAAAAGAAACTTTTTCAGAACAACTATATATTACGACAAGTGGATTTTTTTCCATGCCACCATTACAATTAGCCTTAGATACTATCGGTATTGACCATATCATTTTTTCTATTGACTATCCTTTTAGTGATAATAAAATTGGGATGGATTTTTTCCATAGTTTACAACTACCAAAAGATGATTTAGAAAAATTAGCTTTTCTGAATGCAGAAAAGCTTTTAGGATTGTAG